A genomic region of Pseudomonas sp. MPC6 contains the following coding sequences:
- a CDS encoding aminotransferase: protein MATPAKNVLSAADESRLVKADKAHYMHGYHVFDEHSEQGSLNIVAGEGAYIYDTQGNRFLDAVGGMWCTNIGLGREEMALAIADQVRQLAYSNPFSDMSNNVAIELCEKLASLAPGDLDHVFLTTGGSTAVDTAYRLIQYYQNCRGKTDKKHIIARFNAYHGSTTLTMSIGNKAADRVPEFDYANDCIHHVSNPNPYRAPDGMDEAQFLEFLIKEFEDKILSIGADKVAGFFAEPIMGSGGVIIPPQGYLKRMWDVCQRYDILFVADEVVTSFGRLGKFFASYDVFDVQPDIITTAKGLTSAYLPLGACIFSDRIWKVIAEPGKGRCFTHGFTYSGHPVCCTAALKNIEIIEREKLLEHVDVVGAYLEERLSTLRDLPLVGDVRCQKLMACVEFVADKRTKALFADEINIGEMIHSRAQARGLLVRPIMHLNVMSPPLILSCAQVDEIVETLRTCILEVAAELEQSGQYFGQ, encoded by the coding sequence ATGGCTACTCCTGCTAAGAACGTATTGTCCGCGGCCGATGAATCCCGTCTGGTCAAAGCCGACAAAGCCCATTACATGCACGGCTATCACGTGTTCGATGAGCACAGCGAACAAGGTTCCCTGAACATCGTGGCGGGTGAGGGCGCCTATATTTACGACACTCAGGGCAACCGCTTCCTGGATGCGGTCGGTGGCATGTGGTGCACGAACATCGGACTGGGCCGTGAGGAAATGGCGCTGGCGATTGCTGACCAGGTGCGCCAGCTGGCCTATTCGAATCCGTTTTCCGACATGTCCAATAACGTCGCCATCGAACTGTGCGAAAAACTCGCCAGCCTGGCCCCAGGCGACCTCGATCATGTGTTCCTGACCACCGGCGGCTCCACGGCCGTGGACACCGCGTACCGGCTGATTCAGTACTATCAGAACTGCCGTGGCAAAACGGACAAGAAGCACATCATCGCTCGCTTCAACGCCTATCACGGCTCGACTACGCTGACGATGTCGATCGGCAACAAGGCCGCCGACCGCGTGCCGGAATTCGATTACGCCAACGACTGCATTCATCACGTCTCCAACCCCAATCCGTACCGCGCCCCGGACGGCATGGATGAAGCGCAATTCCTCGAGTTTCTGATCAAGGAGTTCGAGGACAAGATTCTGAGCATCGGCGCGGACAAGGTCGCAGGCTTCTTTGCCGAGCCGATCATGGGCTCCGGCGGCGTGATCATTCCGCCCCAGGGTTATCTGAAACGCATGTGGGACGTCTGCCAGCGCTACGACATTCTGTTTGTCGCCGATGAAGTGGTGACGTCGTTCGGTCGGTTGGGCAAGTTCTTCGCCTCCTATGACGTGTTCGATGTACAGCCTGACATCATCACCACGGCCAAGGGGCTGACGTCTGCTTATCTGCCGCTGGGCGCCTGCATTTTTTCCGACCGCATCTGGAAAGTCATTGCCGAGCCGGGCAAGGGCCGCTGCTTCACCCACGGTTTCACCTACAGCGGTCATCCGGTGTGCTGCACCGCGGCGCTGAAAAATATCGAGATCATCGAGCGGGAAAAACTGCTGGAACATGTCGACGTGGTGGGCGCGTACCTTGAGGAGCGGCTGTCGACGCTCAGGGACTTGCCATTGGTGGGCGACGTGCGTTGTCAGAAACTCATGGCTTGCGTGGAGTTCGTGGCCGACAAACGCACCAAGGCGTTGTTTGCCGACGAGATCAACATTGGCGAAATGATTCACTCTCGAGCGCAGGCCCGAGGCCTGCTGGTGCGGCCGATCATGCACCTCAACGTAATGTCGCCGCCGCTGATTCTGTCCTGCGCCCAGGTTGATGAAATCGTCGAGACTTTGCGCACTTGTATCCTTGAGGTGGCGGCTGAGCTAGAGCAAAGCGGCCAGTATTTCGGCCAATGA
- a CDS encoding AzlD domain-containing protein, protein MSELALWGLFLAVGLGTFAMRLSFVELYGRLRIPSVLRRALLYVPASVLAALVLPAVVYPNGQGEFVLSNPQIPAAIIAAWVAWQTRNTMLTLAVGMGGLWLFKYLGM, encoded by the coding sequence ATGAGTGAACTAGCCTTGTGGGGACTGTTCCTGGCGGTCGGCCTGGGAACCTTCGCCATGCGTCTGTCCTTTGTCGAACTATATGGCCGGTTGCGCATCCCGTCGGTGCTGAGACGGGCCTTGCTGTACGTACCGGCCAGTGTGCTGGCGGCCCTGGTGCTGCCCGCCGTGGTGTACCCCAACGGGCAGGGTGAGTTCGTGTTGAGTAACCCGCAGATACCGGCGGCCATTATTGCGGCGTGGGTTGCCTGGCAGACTCGCAATACGATGCTGACGCTGGCGGTTGGGATGGGGGGGTTGTGGTTATTCAAGTATTTGGGGATGTAA
- a CDS encoding MFS transporter yields the protein MSISRRTTLTFMLAASLASTIGGLPFNTLPILLGALADSFSFDAAQIGQLGSICFAGYLVGTLVAVAFIDRMNWRYLTVGCAVGAALALLASARLPAQAQAPLWALIGFFASLMTCLGLRIMSEMADKERALGVRQGIELGLVAALLFALPSLVVARFHYAGAALVLAAIILLLSLSALALPRRSDFAKAVDVVGERSLCARFSFPLPAYFALAAFFLFGAGQIGLWAFLERLGHGLALQPTELGIVFAVLKLLGGAAALTLAAMGDRLGARLPHLLVLAVISLGLILLGCAKGFLMYALGAWIWEVGFTWGCIFQTAAIARLDPSGRSIMLIPAAFALSSMTGPALAGSLVGDGFSPLLWLAFATAILPVLAFAGLLARRLQIKLPGLA from the coding sequence ATGAGCATCAGTCGCCGCACCACGTTGACCTTCATGCTGGCCGCCAGTCTGGCTTCGACCATTGGCGGCCTGCCTTTCAACACATTACCCATCCTGCTGGGCGCGCTCGCCGACAGTTTCAGCTTCGATGCCGCACAAATCGGCCAACTGGGCTCCATCTGTTTTGCCGGTTACCTGGTCGGGACGCTGGTGGCGGTGGCGTTCATCGACCGGATGAACTGGCGTTATCTGACCGTTGGCTGCGCGGTGGGCGCCGCGCTGGCGTTGCTGGCGTCCGCTCGCTTGCCGGCGCAGGCGCAAGCGCCGCTGTGGGCGCTGATTGGTTTCTTTGCCTCGCTGATGACCTGCCTCGGGCTGCGCATCATGAGCGAAATGGCGGACAAGGAACGCGCATTGGGGGTGCGTCAGGGCATTGAACTGGGCCTGGTTGCCGCCTTGCTGTTCGCCTTGCCTTCGTTGGTCGTGGCACGGTTTCACTATGCCGGCGCGGCACTCGTGCTGGCGGCGATCATTCTGTTGTTGAGCCTGAGCGCCCTGGCACTACCGCGGCGCAGCGATTTCGCCAAGGCGGTCGACGTCGTTGGCGAGCGCTCCCTTTGCGCCCGCTTCAGTTTTCCGTTGCCGGCGTATTTCGCGCTCGCGGCTTTCTTCCTGTTCGGCGCCGGACAGATCGGTCTGTGGGCGTTCCTGGAGCGTTTGGGCCATGGCCTGGCGCTGCAACCCACCGAGCTGGGCATCGTCTTCGCCGTGTTGAAACTGCTGGGGGGGGCCGCCGCGCTGACCCTGGCGGCCATGGGTGATCGCCTGGGCGCGCGCCTGCCGCATCTGCTGGTGTTGGCGGTGATCAGTCTCGGGCTGATCCTGCTGGGCTGCGCCAAGGGATTTTTGATGTACGCGCTGGGTGCCTGGATCTGGGAAGTCGGTTTCACCTGGGGCTGCATTTTTCAAACTGCGGCGATTGCCCGCCTGGACCCCAGCGGACGCTCGATCATGCTGATTCCCGCCGCATTCGCCCTGAGTTCCATGACCGGCCCGGCACTGGCCGGCTCCCTCGTCGGCGACGGGTTCTCGCCATTGTTATGGCTGGCCTTTGCCACGGCGATCCTGCCGGTGTTGGCCTTTGCCGGCTTGCTGGCACGGCGCCTGCAGATCAAGCTGCCAGGGTTGGCCTGA
- a CDS encoding Fic family protein, translated as MPLITSKSWLDPILPDALPPSIIALADALPRKTQFLAGRLPPETAARLGRLLQITNTYYSNLIEGQYTEPADMQRAQAAPVKDRKQLKNLAVEQMAVQALFERSLRLRAPFAWGDMFAPELVSTAHNRLFRGASDTERTLSDGSIMQPGTLRSGTGQNVVVGNHDAPDASAVDGMLQHLQAGFGRQTDPRRQLISALAYHHRLAWVHPFADGNGRVARLVTHLQLVSLGLKPTLWSLSRGLARQHQSYYSALTMADRRREGDLDGRGQLSQRRYFEFIEFMLQVCHDQVDYMTAAVNPSQLRERVIRAFRYNEKLQQQGIRPESAPAIVALITQGSLPRNEIKTFTGLSSRLAIDELSRLVKVGLVESRTPKSRIVTPGLPAWFAQDIFPDLHRRFQ; from the coding sequence ATGCCCCTGATCACATCAAAATCCTGGCTCGACCCGATTCTCCCTGACGCATTGCCGCCGTCAATCATTGCGCTCGCGGACGCGTTGCCCAGAAAGACACAGTTTCTAGCCGGGCGCCTGCCGCCTGAAACCGCTGCACGCCTCGGCCGTCTCCTGCAAATCACCAATACGTACTATTCGAACCTGATCGAAGGGCAATACACCGAGCCCGCCGATATGCAAAGAGCGCAAGCGGCGCCGGTCAAAGACCGCAAACAGCTTAAAAACCTGGCGGTTGAACAGATGGCAGTGCAAGCATTGTTCGAACGGTCATTGCGTCTGCGTGCGCCGTTCGCCTGGGGTGACATGTTTGCACCTGAGCTCGTGAGCACTGCACACAACCGGCTTTTTCGGGGAGCCAGTGACACGGAACGGACGCTGTCAGATGGCTCAATCATGCAGCCCGGCACCCTGCGATCCGGTACAGGCCAGAACGTCGTCGTGGGTAATCATGACGCACCGGACGCTTCAGCTGTAGACGGTATGCTTCAGCACCTTCAGGCAGGCTTCGGCCGGCAGACAGACCCGCGCCGCCAGCTCATTTCTGCGCTTGCCTACCATCATCGCCTCGCCTGGGTTCACCCCTTTGCCGACGGGAATGGTCGGGTTGCTCGGTTGGTCACTCACCTGCAATTAGTGAGTCTGGGGCTTAAGCCAACGCTCTGGTCACTGTCACGTGGCCTTGCAAGGCAGCATCAGAGTTACTACAGCGCTCTGACAATGGCGGACCGCCGAAGAGAGGGTGATCTGGATGGACGAGGCCAGCTGTCTCAGCGACGCTATTTCGAATTCATCGAGTTCATGCTGCAGGTTTGTCACGATCAGGTCGATTACATGACCGCAGCCGTGAACCCATCCCAGCTTCGAGAGCGCGTGATACGCGCGTTTCGCTACAACGAGAAACTTCAACAACAAGGCATTCGCCCGGAAAGTGCGCCAGCAATCGTTGCGCTAATCACCCAAGGAAGCCTGCCGCGCAACGAAATAAAGACCTTTACCGGCCTCTCCTCACGCTTGGCAATCGATGAGCTTTCGCGATTGGTCAAAGTCGGTTTGGTGGAAAGTCGAACGCCTAAATCCCGGATCGTCACACCCGGCCTGCCCGCCTGGTTTGCCCAAGATATTTTTCCGGATTTACATCGACGGTTTCAATAG
- a CDS encoding helix-turn-helix transcriptional regulator: MSASRLRLPNAGSPARLRGMSKPDDAALIALSFGALHKWHRDMREAFAHIDTLDALQYLASAFGHLVSIESVLISLEHKDRAPQLLYQRGIPEKYRESIIDRYFSGGYLLDPFCLAVEQGLAEGFYHLEEIAPDNFFESEYYKTYYLKAGSSEDSFYIVDTVNDSQISVSLFQGFGGEALKAEQLNLLRAVEPLVREFLSEFGPRGLHKSGAIQADVEATVHDDFKQRLQGAFENFGRELLTEREREVAHMVLRGHSVKSTASQFGISPETVRMHRKGLYLKLKVNSQAELFALFFEWLRTN; this comes from the coding sequence ATGAGTGCTTCAAGGCTGCGGTTACCAAATGCCGGTTCACCCGCTAGACTGCGCGGCATGAGCAAACCAGACGACGCTGCACTGATCGCTTTGTCCTTCGGGGCATTACATAAATGGCATCGCGACATGCGCGAGGCATTCGCGCATATCGACACGCTCGATGCCCTGCAATATCTGGCGTCGGCGTTTGGGCATCTGGTGTCCATCGAATCGGTTTTGATCAGCCTGGAACACAAGGACCGTGCACCACAGTTGCTGTATCAGCGTGGCATTCCGGAAAAATATCGTGAGTCGATCATCGACCGCTATTTTTCGGGTGGCTACTTGCTTGATCCGTTTTGCCTGGCGGTAGAGCAGGGATTGGCTGAAGGATTTTATCACTTGGAGGAAATAGCCCCGGACAACTTCTTCGAGAGTGAGTACTACAAAACTTACTACTTGAAAGCGGGTAGCTCCGAAGACAGTTTTTATATTGTCGATACGGTGAATGACTCGCAGATTTCAGTGAGCCTGTTTCAAGGCTTCGGTGGCGAGGCGCTCAAGGCGGAGCAACTCAATTTACTGCGGGCCGTCGAACCGCTGGTGCGGGAATTCCTCAGTGAGTTTGGCCCGCGTGGCCTGCACAAGAGTGGCGCAATACAGGCCGATGTCGAAGCGACGGTGCATGATGATTTCAAACAACGTTTGCAGGGCGCCTTTGAGAACTTTGGTCGCGAGCTGTTGACCGAGCGCGAGCGCGAGGTCGCGCACATGGTGCTCCGCGGGCACTCCGTGAAGTCCACCGCCAGCCAGTTCGGTATTTCGCCAGAAACGGTGCGCATGCACCGCAAAGGTCTTTATTTGAAGCTGAAAGTTAATTCTCAGGCGGAGTTGTTTGCACTGTTTTTCGAGTGGTTGCGAACGAACTAA
- a CDS encoding HIT domain-containing protein has translation MPLISQRVALARKGANDKVICRMKSGWAVMGDVQFLPGYCLLLPDPVVPSLNDLDAEARATYLLDMARIGDAVLQATGALRMNYEILGNSEPELHCHIFPRYSSEPEENRKMPVWFYDWKTATPYAEQAHGDLRNRIAQLLAASS, from the coding sequence ATGCCTCTGATATCGCAACGTGTAGCGCTAGCACGCAAAGGAGCTAACGATAAAGTAATTTGCCGAATGAAGTCGGGTTGGGCGGTCATGGGTGACGTGCAATTTCTGCCTGGTTACTGCCTATTATTGCCCGACCCTGTCGTCCCAAGCCTGAACGATCTGGATGCAGAGGCCAGAGCGACATACCTACTGGACATGGCCCGAATCGGCGACGCGGTATTACAAGCAACCGGGGCACTTCGTATGAACTACGAGATTTTAGGGAATTCAGAACCGGAGCTGCATTGCCACATTTTCCCTCGCTACTCTTCAGAGCCGGAAGAAAATCGCAAGATGCCCGTATGGTTCTATGACTGGAAGACAGCTACCCCCTACGCTGAGCAAGCACATGGCGATTTGCGTAACAGGATTGCTCAGTTATTGGCTGCATCGAGCTAA
- a CDS encoding MATE family efflux transporter, giving the protein MQTPTTQHPLWKTYLLFLAPMVLSNFLQSMSGTINSIYIGQMLGTQALAAVSGMFPIVFFFIAQVIGLGAGAGVLIGQAWGAREQHLVKTIAGTTLLLGAMIGLVAAILGSVFARPALQGLGTPADVLDDAVAYAQVMMWIMPSLLVYVLFTQLLRGVSDTVSPLIALLVSTCIGLALTPALIRGWLGLPMMGIQSAAYAGLVGNLSAMAWLAWRLISKGHPLAPDRQMFAAMRLDLVILGKVLRIGLPTGLQMVVLSMSELVILALVNQHGSQATAAYGAVTQIVNYVQFPALSIAITASILGAQAIGAGRIERIGPILRTGLLINVCLTGGLVVLGYLLSHWLLGLFLTDDITRAKAEHLLHIMLWSLLVFGFQAIIGGIMRASGSVLVPMAISIFCVVGVQLPVAYVMDGHFGLQGVWMAFPVAYLGMLVLQTAYYKMVWQHQKIERLV; this is encoded by the coding sequence ATGCAAACCCCGACCACCCAACATCCCCTCTGGAAAACCTACCTGCTTTTCCTCGCCCCCATGGTCCTCTCCAATTTCCTCCAATCCATGTCGGGCACCATCAACAGCATCTACATCGGCCAGATGCTCGGTACCCAGGCCCTGGCTGCCGTCTCCGGGATGTTTCCGATCGTGTTCTTCTTCATCGCCCAGGTCATCGGCCTCGGCGCGGGTGCGGGGGTACTCATCGGTCAAGCCTGGGGGGCGCGTGAACAACATCTGGTGAAAACCATCGCCGGCACCACGCTGCTCCTGGGCGCAATGATCGGTCTGGTAGCGGCAATATTGGGCAGCGTTTTCGCAAGACCCGCCCTGCAAGGCCTCGGCACGCCGGCCGACGTGCTGGACGACGCCGTGGCCTATGCCCAGGTGATGATGTGGATCATGCCGTCTCTGCTGGTCTACGTGTTGTTCACCCAACTGTTGCGCGGGGTGAGCGATACGGTGTCGCCGCTGATCGCGTTGCTGGTGTCGACCTGCATCGGCCTGGCGCTGACGCCGGCGTTGATTCGCGGTTGGCTGGGGTTGCCGATGATGGGGATTCAGAGTGCGGCGTATGCGGGGTTGGTGGGTAACCTGTCGGCGATGGCGTGGCTGGCATGGCGCTTGATCAGCAAGGGGCATCCGTTGGCGCCGGATCGGCAGATGTTTGCGGCGATGCGCCTGGACCTGGTGATTCTCGGCAAGGTGTTGCGCATCGGGTTGCCGACCGGGTTGCAGATGGTGGTGTTGTCGATGTCGGAGCTGGTGATTCTGGCGCTGGTGAATCAGCACGGTTCCCAGGCGACGGCGGCGTATGGGGCGGTGACGCAGATCGTCAATTATGTGCAGTTCCCGGCGTTGTCGATTGCGATCACGGCGTCGATCCTGGGTGCCCAGGCGATCGGGGCAGGGCGCATCGAGCGCATCGGGCCGATTCTGCGCACGGGGTTGTTGATCAACGTGTGCCTGACTGGCGGGTTGGTGGTGTTGGGTTATCTGTTGTCGCACTGGTTGCTGGGGTTGTTCCTCACGGATGACATCACTCGTGCGAAGGCCGAGCATCTGTTGCACATCATGCTCTGGAGCCTGTTGGTGTTCGGCTTCCAGGCGATCATCGGCGGCATCATGCGTGCCAGCGGATCGGTGTTGGTGCCGATGGCGATTTCGATTTTCTGCGTGGTCGGGGTGCAGTTGCCGGTGGCGTATGTGATGGACGGGCACTTCGGATTGCAGGGCGTGTGGATGGCATTTCCGGTGGCGTACCTGGGGATGCTGGTGTTGCAGACGGCGTATTACAAGATGGTCTGGCAGCATCAGAAAATTGAGCGGTTGGTGTAG
- a CDS encoding AzlC family ABC transporter permease, with amino-acid sequence MPYRSGREAFMQGVRALMPLSPGVVPFGLLTGVMAIDMGLSPGTTMGMTLLFYSGSAQMVALQLLHTGIMPLAIVVTALVINLRFIMYSASLAPSLHHLPRRWTWPLSYVLSDQSYALCSLKLASGELGPFAHYYYAGTAVAMWLSWQLSVLAGIYLGASIPETWSLGFAIPLSFLALLVPGLRSAATLGAATVGGLLAAIAVDMPYNLGLVTASIGGVIAGLLIESVRKRPLSGASTPDVERETP; translated from the coding sequence ATGCCGTACCGATCAGGAAGGGAAGCGTTCATGCAAGGTGTCCGGGCGCTGATGCCATTGAGTCCCGGCGTCGTGCCTTTCGGCTTGCTGACAGGGGTCATGGCGATCGACATGGGCCTGTCGCCGGGCACGACCATGGGCATGACGCTGCTGTTCTACTCCGGATCCGCGCAGATGGTCGCCCTGCAACTGCTCCATACGGGCATCATGCCGCTGGCGATTGTGGTCACCGCGCTGGTCATCAATTTGCGCTTCATCATGTACAGCGCGTCACTGGCCCCCTCTCTGCACCACTTGCCCCGACGCTGGACGTGGCCGTTGTCCTACGTACTTTCGGACCAGTCCTACGCGCTGTGCAGTCTCAAGCTGGCCTCAGGCGAACTGGGGCCATTTGCTCACTACTACTATGCCGGCACCGCCGTTGCCATGTGGCTGTCCTGGCAATTATCGGTATTGGCGGGCATTTATCTGGGCGCGAGCATCCCCGAGACCTGGTCATTGGGCTTTGCCATACCGCTTTCCTTCCTCGCGCTTCTGGTGCCCGGCCTGCGTAGCGCGGCAACCCTGGGCGCCGCCACGGTCGGCGGGCTGCTCGCCGCGATTGCGGTCGATATGCCGTACAACCTTGGCCTGGTCACCGCTTCCATCGGCGGTGTCATCGCGGGTCTGCTGATCGAGAGTGTTCGCAAACGCCCATTGAGCGGGGCGTCGACCCCTGACGTCGAGAGGGAGACGCCATGA
- a CDS encoding DUF4157 domain-containing protein, protein MSPITTRLVALSVLCLTLEVPAQPNVCPAGEKPVCLDSCICLPDLGPLHDPLPDGIFQVAAPALALWLTQARAEAASAGTQPVPPHIREQLLRWYAPGVLDTARYKISDNGQFSTATAMLQNPDVGAVTLIDIILFRDVQAAEQDLALWAHELKHVQQYQEWGVAGFAQRYTQDFNAVEAPAYAVQVEVRRWVREGAKR, encoded by the coding sequence ATGTCGCCCATCACCACGCGCCTGGTGGCGCTGTCGGTTCTTTGCCTGACCCTTGAAGTGCCAGCCCAGCCCAACGTCTGTCCGGCTGGCGAGAAACCAGTGTGCCTGGACAGCTGCATCTGCCTGCCAGACCTGGGGCCGCTGCACGACCCCCTGCCTGATGGCATCTTCCAGGTCGCGGCTCCGGCCCTGGCGCTGTGGCTGACCCAAGCCCGCGCCGAAGCCGCCAGCGCCGGCACCCAACCCGTTCCACCGCACATCCGCGAGCAACTGCTGCGCTGGTACGCCCCCGGCGTCCTCGATACCGCGCGCTACAAAATCAGCGACAACGGTCAATTCAGCACCGCCACGGCCATGCTGCAAAACCCCGATGTCGGTGCCGTGACGCTGATCGACATCATCCTGTTCCGGGACGTTCAAGCCGCAGAACAGGACCTCGCGCTCTGGGCTCACGAACTCAAGCATGTGCAGCAGTATCAGGAATGGGGGGTAGCAGGATTTGCCCAGCGCTATACCCAGGATTTCAATGCGGTGGAGGCCCCGGCCTATGCCGTACAGGTCGAGGTCCGGCGGTGGGTGCGGGAAGGGGCGAAACGGTAA
- a CDS encoding YdcF family protein, protein MKKPVFILASPNSADGELSPMSIGRIERAVQLQQMQPDVVLLATGGFGDHFNMSNTPHRELVHQCLFIRGAAIDRATPADLLSANTVEDVWMIIAFARKRGCADYGVVTSSSHLKRCRYIFECLDPTARVDFFAADDSTNPDDAIGKHEVVAMERLVAQGGVMIGEVLHPHPDAPVRQGR, encoded by the coding sequence ATGAAAAAACCGGTATTCATTCTTGCCTCCCCCAACAGCGCCGATGGCGAGCTTTCACCCATGTCCATCGGACGAATTGAGCGAGCGGTCCAATTGCAGCAAATGCAGCCCGATGTCGTGCTCCTGGCGACGGGCGGGTTCGGCGATCATTTCAACATGTCCAACACGCCACACCGCGAGCTGGTGCACCAGTGCTTGTTCATTCGAGGCGCAGCGATTGACAGAGCGACACCCGCCGACCTGCTTAGCGCCAATACGGTGGAAGACGTTTGGATGATCATCGCCTTTGCGCGCAAACGCGGTTGTGCGGACTACGGGGTAGTCACCTCGAGCTCTCATCTGAAGCGTTGCCGCTACATATTTGAATGTCTTGATCCAACTGCCCGAGTTGATTTTTTTGCCGCAGACGACTCGACGAATCCGGACGACGCCATCGGCAAACACGAGGTGGTTGCGATGGAGCGCCTCGTCGCGCAAGGAGGCGTCATGATCGGTGAGGTCCTGCACCCCCATCCCGATGCCCCGGTCCGGCAAGGGCGCTGA
- a CDS encoding polyamine ABC transporter substrate-binding protein produces MRKALMVITSLLLAPLTLNAHAADVDGSKTLRLYNWADYIGEKTIADFEKASGIKVIYDTFDAYETVQAKLLTGHSGYDLVVLNASLVPPLIKAKVFQPLDKKLLPGWTNLDPKVLQDLQGFDAGTVYSAPYTWGSNGITYNVDKIKERMPDAPIGSLAMIFDPKIVSRFADCGVTLVDAPTEVIPLALKYLGRDPRSAAPEDLKAAQELLLSVRPYIRKFDSVNYLTSLPNGDVCMAMTWSGDYATAMARAEEAKLKIKLAYFIPAEGSLIWFDNMYIPADAPHVVNAHKFLDYLMQPQVMADVTDYIHYANSNAAATPLLSADVRNNPAIYPDDETRQRLFPQKTQDAKDMRAMTRVWSTVKSGI; encoded by the coding sequence ATGCGCAAGGCCCTCATGGTGATTACCAGTCTATTGCTTGCACCGCTGACACTGAACGCTCACGCCGCCGACGTGGACGGCAGCAAAACGCTGCGGCTTTATAACTGGGCCGATTACATCGGCGAAAAAACCATTGCCGATTTTGAGAAGGCTTCCGGCATCAAAGTGATTTACGACACGTTTGATGCCTATGAAACGGTGCAGGCGAAGTTGCTCACCGGCCACTCCGGTTACGACCTGGTGGTACTGAACGCCTCCCTCGTTCCGCCACTGATCAAAGCCAAGGTGTTCCAGCCCCTGGATAAAAAGTTACTGCCAGGCTGGACCAACCTTGACCCGAAAGTCTTGCAGGACTTGCAGGGATTTGACGCCGGCACCGTGTACTCCGCACCCTATACCTGGGGCAGTAACGGCATCACTTATAACGTCGACAAGATAAAGGAACGCATGCCGGACGCGCCGATCGGTTCGCTGGCGATGATCTTTGATCCGAAAATCGTTTCGCGCTTCGCCGATTGCGGCGTCACCCTGGTCGATGCGCCCACCGAAGTCATTCCACTGGCCCTGAAGTATCTGGGACGCGACCCGCGAAGTGCCGCGCCAGAAGACCTGAAAGCCGCGCAAGAGTTGCTGTTGTCGGTGCGGCCGTACATCCGCAAATTCGACTCGGTCAATTACCTGACCAGCCTGCCCAATGGTGATGTGTGCATGGCAATGACCTGGTCTGGCGATTACGCGACCGCCATGGCCCGTGCCGAAGAAGCCAAACTGAAAATCAAACTGGCCTATTTCATCCCTGCGGAAGGCTCGTTGATCTGGTTCGACAACATGTACATCCCGGCCGATGCGCCTCACGTCGTCAATGCCCACAAGTTTCTCGATTACTTGATGCAGCCCCAGGTCATGGCGGACGTGACGGACTACATCCACTACGCCAACAGCAACGCGGCGGCGACGCCATTGCTCAGTGCCGACGTGCGCAATAACCCGGCGATTTATCCCGATGACGAAACCCGTCAGCGCCTGTTTCCGCAAAAAACCCAGGACGCGAAAGACATGCGCGCCATGACGCGCGTCTGGAGCACGGTAAAAAGCGGCATCTGA